One Synergistes jonesii DNA window includes the following coding sequences:
- a CDS encoding glycosyltransferase — MIFLNRTSYDGHNWDGELIERVAGLKNAIIDYARKMGCDFLFLVDSDLVLHPETLRRLLSVDREIVSNIFWTKVSKGDDYEPQVWLMDQGFLYDPADPRTKNRLYRTVKKMEFISALKEKGTYRVGGLGACTLISQKVLSAGVNFDKLYNISFWGEDRAFCIRAVAAGFELFVDTFYPAYHIYRESYLRGVAEYKKSGFSFTDEMDDLSFSDKARKYLRVMKTGVRYRLYHIYEEIRWNTKLTALLRRFKKNVGSDVPKITLSMVVRNEASAYLAKMLASCAEYIDDAVIIDDASTDDTVRVCEEALKNIPHKIIRNSVSMFSTEWRLRRLQWEETVKMRPEWVLFLDADEIFEARFKNDIRRVLSEDPYVYVYAFRRYDLWDEKHYREDSLWNAHLRYEAFMLRYDEDFQYLFTKRTNQHCGRMPNNIKYLKSRNSSLRLKHYGWIDEDKRREKYERYMRLDPEGKDGSLEQYKSILDEVPRLVEWKDEDGAANDGA, encoded by the coding sequence ATGATTTTTTTAAACAGGACGTCATACGACGGACATAATTGGGATGGCGAGCTGATAGAGAGAGTCGCCGGGCTGAAAAATGCCATCATAGACTATGCTCGGAAAATGGGGTGCGACTTTCTATTTTTAGTGGATTCAGACTTGGTATTGCATCCTGAAACGCTGCGGCGGCTCCTTTCCGTCGACAGAGAGATAGTGTCGAACATTTTTTGGACAAAGGTATCGAAGGGCGACGACTATGAGCCGCAGGTATGGCTGATGGATCAAGGCTTCTTGTACGACCCGGCCGATCCCAGAACAAAAAACCGCCTTTACCGGACCGTGAAGAAGATGGAGTTCATCTCTGCGCTGAAAGAAAAGGGGACCTACAGGGTAGGCGGCTTGGGCGCCTGTACTCTCATTTCACAAAAAGTGCTGTCGGCGGGGGTAAACTTTGACAAGCTCTATAACATCTCATTCTGGGGGGAAGACCGCGCTTTTTGCATTCGCGCCGTCGCCGCCGGCTTTGAGCTGTTCGTGGATACGTTTTATCCGGCTTATCATATATACAGAGAGAGCTACCTTCGGGGCGTGGCTGAATATAAAAAAAGCGGCTTTTCATTTACAGACGAGATGGATGATTTGTCATTCAGCGATAAAGCGAGGAAGTATCTGCGCGTGATGAAAACGGGCGTAAGGTATAGGCTGTATCATATATACGAAGAAATAAGATGGAACACTAAACTTACCGCTTTGCTGCGGCGCTTTAAGAAAAACGTCGGATCGGACGTCCCTAAGATAACGCTTTCGATGGTTGTGAGAAACGAAGCTTCGGCATATCTGGCGAAGATGCTGGCAAGCTGTGCGGAATACATCGACGACGCCGTCATTATAGACGACGCGAGCACCGACGATACGGTCCGAGTCTGCGAAGAGGCTCTGAAAAATATACCGCATAAAATCATCAGAAACAGCGTATCGATGTTTTCCACGGAATGGCGCTTGCGGCGGCTTCAGTGGGAAGAGACTGTAAAAATGCGCCCAGAATGGGTGCTCTTTCTGGATGCGGACGAAATCTTCGAGGCTCGCTTCAAGAATGACATACGGAGAGTCCTGAGCGAAGACCCTTACGTTTATGTGTATGCTTTTCGGCGCTATGACTTATGGGACGAAAAGCACTATCGCGAAGATTCCTTATGGAACGCCCACCTGCGCTACGAAGCCTTCATGCTGCGCTACGACGAAGACTTTCAATATCTATTTACGAAACGCACCAACCAACATTGCGGTAGGATGCCTAACAACATAAAGTACCTTAAAAGCCGCAATTCTTCGCTGAGGCTGAAGCACTACGGATGGATAGACGAGGATAAAAGAAGGGAAAAATATGAAAGATATATGCGGCTGGATCCGGAAGGAAAGGACGGCTCCCTTGAGCAGTACAAATCTATTCTGGACGAAGTCCCTCGTCTTGTGGAGTGGAAAGATGAAGATGGAGCGGCGAATGACGGCGCTTAA
- a CDS encoding O-antigen ligase family protein, which translates to MDFPYVAQIKCRVRGFMGDDGRRFRMAQTLFIFSICFGWYLPDLLRRVSLFAALLLTKGKRRDISTDRWDSFTKFAMVTLCVFLAWVILDPMLFGDEALAERLKGVARPIEVALWVYGVMLYARDDFFVKRMSALSISSGIFFATVSFIQRAYLGFAKTDEIEWVLCKYTLHAGMIILALLPWLFYKLTEAGESRRRKQLLAAGIIEMVIVAVLTYYLTIMVSLAAQLLFIVPYMLSSREIRHSLSLKNFSLALLVLICVFSAAMCVKDIKKEVFDQYRQLSMINRDFSDFTTKRDEIWTEAMDLVRLKKATGFGWVDYYDYSKIRKPHPHSSYIEAAFHTGMLGALLYFASIASLFIAAAKKIVVDKDRSAVPFVVVSILILFAVAGSVESFFYVRRQIMIPFWSTACLVFAPVMCEEKRTNPL; encoded by the coding sequence ATGGACTTTCCTTATGTTGCGCAGATAAAATGCCGTGTACGCGGCTTTATGGGCGACGATGGCCGCCGTTTCAGAATGGCGCAGACTTTGTTCATCTTTTCGATATGCTTTGGCTGGTATCTGCCGGATTTATTAAGGCGGGTTTCCCTTTTTGCCGCTCTTCTGCTTACTAAGGGAAAGCGGCGGGATATAAGTACGGATAGATGGGATAGCTTTACAAAATTTGCGATGGTGACGTTATGCGTTTTCTTGGCCTGGGTGATCCTTGATCCAATGTTATTCGGCGACGAGGCGCTGGCGGAACGTCTTAAAGGTGTGGCCAGGCCCATTGAGGTGGCGCTGTGGGTTTATGGCGTCATGCTCTACGCAAGGGATGATTTTTTTGTCAAACGTATGAGCGCTTTGTCAATAAGCAGCGGGATATTTTTTGCCACCGTCTCTTTCATCCAGAGGGCATATCTCGGCTTTGCCAAGACCGATGAGATAGAATGGGTTCTTTGCAAGTACACATTGCACGCCGGAATGATCATCCTGGCGTTGCTGCCGTGGTTGTTTTATAAATTGACAGAGGCGGGGGAATCCAGGAGGCGCAAGCAGCTGCTCGCCGCAGGCATTATCGAGATGGTGATCGTGGCCGTTCTGACCTATTACCTTACCATAATGGTTTCTTTGGCGGCCCAGCTCTTGTTTATCGTGCCCTATATGCTCTCCAGCCGGGAGATAAGGCATTCCCTCAGTTTGAAAAATTTTTCTCTGGCGCTCTTAGTGCTGATTTGCGTTTTTTCTGCCGCCATGTGCGTCAAAGATATAAAAAAAGAGGTATTCGACCAGTACAGGCAGTTGAGTATGATAAATAGAGATTTTTCCGATTTTACGACGAAAAGAGACGAAATTTGGACGGAAGCCATGGATTTAGTCCGGTTAAAAAAAGCGACGGGGTTTGGCTGGGTCGACTACTATGATTATTCAAAAATAAGAAAGCCGCACCCCCATTCGAGCTATATTGAGGCGGCCTTCCACACTGGAATGCTGGGGGCGCTGCTTTATTTCGCGTCTATAGCGTCGTTGTTTATTGCGGCGGCGAAGAAGATCGTCGTAGATAAAGACCGCTCCGCCGTGCCCTTTGTCGTGGTGTCTATCTTGATTCTTTTTGCTGTGGCGGGATCGGTGGAATCGTTCTTTTATGTCCGCAGGCAAATCATGATACCGTTTTGGAGTACCGCATGCCTTGTGTTTGCGCCGGTCATGTGCGAAGAAAAGAGGACAAATCCGCTGTAA
- a CDS encoding type II secretion system F family protein, with amino-acid sequence MPLYRAEVYTADGEKKTLSREAAGENDLLRELAAQKYTVVSVKEQRPRAFSPTGRRRAKKLTLEEQHIFCTTLSSFMRSGLSLTEILALLQKQTLDKNLKPIYTRLRESVEDGRSLAASMASLGVFRESLVGMVESGEMSASLADILEKAAELIQNEISLRRKIQSSLTYPVLMLFVGLGVVVFLLSFVVPKLTALVVESGAELPFVTKALIFLSDAVRVGFAPFLLVALAAFLWIRRSGRKISLPFFKDIRDNMTFSLIFSQTGTLLRSGMPLVQALRLTEPLDPVKGRLPAVAERIREGYRFSQALEREGSFPEEIVTIIRVGESGGSLPDAAERLGRNCWEYAQSSMQKWATLAEPMIILLMGALVGFVVIAVLLPIFDLSSLAGG; translated from the coding sequence ATGCCGCTCTACAGAGCCGAGGTCTATACGGCCGACGGCGAAAAAAAAACGCTGAGCAGAGAGGCCGCGGGAGAAAACGATCTGCTGCGCGAGCTCGCCGCTCAGAAATACACGGTGGTCTCCGTCAAGGAGCAGAGGCCGCGGGCCTTTTCGCCGACGGGGCGGAGGCGCGCGAAAAAACTTACGTTGGAAGAGCAGCATATCTTCTGCACGACTCTCTCCTCCTTCATGAGGAGCGGGCTTTCGCTGACAGAGATTCTCGCGCTGCTTCAGAAACAGACCCTCGATAAAAACCTCAAGCCCATATACACGCGGCTCCGTGAATCCGTCGAAGACGGGCGCTCTCTCGCCGCGTCGATGGCCTCGCTCGGCGTCTTCCGAGAGAGCCTCGTCGGCATGGTCGAGTCAGGCGAAATGTCCGCCTCTTTGGCTGACATTCTCGAAAAGGCCGCGGAGCTGATACAGAACGAAATATCTCTGCGCCGTAAAATCCAATCGTCGCTGACCTACCCCGTGCTGATGCTCTTCGTTGGGCTCGGCGTCGTCGTCTTCCTGCTCAGCTTCGTCGTGCCCAAGCTGACGGCCTTAGTCGTCGAATCAGGCGCCGAACTGCCCTTCGTCACGAAAGCGTTGATATTCCTCTCCGACGCGGTGCGCGTCGGCTTCGCCCCCTTCCTCCTCGTCGCGCTCGCCGCGTTTTTATGGATAAGGCGCAGCGGCAGAAAAATTTCTCTGCCCTTCTTCAAGGACATCCGCGACAACATGACCTTTTCCCTCATATTCAGCCAGACCGGGACTCTGCTGCGCTCGGGCATGCCGCTCGTTCAGGCGCTCAGGCTGACGGAGCCGCTCGACCCGGTCAAGGGGCGCCTGCCCGCCGTCGCCGAGCGCATCAGAGAGGGCTACCGCTTCTCGCAGGCGCTGGAAAGAGAGGGCTCCTTCCCAGAGGAGATCGTGACGATAATCCGTGTCGGAGAGAGCGGCGGCAGCCTTCCCGACGCGGCGGAGCGCCTCGGCCGGAACTGCTGGGAGTACGCGCAGAGCTCGATGCAGAAGTGGGCCACGCTCGCCGAGCCTATGATAATATTGCTCATGGGCGCGCTCGTAGGCTTCGTGGTGATCGCGGTGCTTTTGCCGATATTCGACCTGTCGAGCTTGGCCGGAGGGTAG
- a CDS encoding GspE/PulE family protein has protein sequence MTESLKELGASPEKVLDLIPEGVSLDALRDRGFVPISFGGGVMTFAASDYSCAVAAQLLAASAGASAEVRLFAPAEIQNLIRALYDIKSGVGEETLNAIEEIDDLSELARQEVMSDSADAPVVKLVNGILMESLRERATDIHIEPYEDRVAVRYRIDGVLSDRYMLSKGHQAPVTSRVKVMANMDIAERFVPQDGRIGISLGSRLVDIRVSSLPTQHGERLVLRLLDKARGLLTLEDLGMKAFERERMEELIRRPNGMILFTGPTGSGKSTSLYAILQRLARPQVNVITVEDPIEYDLPGVGQVQVNEKAGLTFANALRSILRQDPDIIMIGEMRDFDTAHIGIQASLTGHLVFSTLHTNDSISAVTRLADMGVEPYLIAGSLLGVVAQRLVRRICPRCKKEIETSGIVLKGGVTRAWRGEGCDYCGGSGYRGRFGLYEQFDVTPEIQEAISRGAPAHELRELARKGGFATLLELGLRAVSGGETTPEEMLRVVGEA, from the coding sequence ATGACAGAGTCGTTGAAAGAGCTCGGCGCGTCGCCGGAAAAAGTCCTCGATCTGATACCGGAAGGGGTCAGCCTTGACGCGCTGCGCGACAGGGGCTTCGTCCCGATATCTTTCGGCGGCGGCGTGATGACCTTCGCCGCGTCGGATTACTCCTGCGCTGTGGCGGCGCAGCTGCTTGCGGCCTCCGCCGGCGCGAGCGCGGAGGTCAGGCTCTTCGCGCCGGCGGAGATTCAGAATCTGATACGCGCCCTTTACGATATAAAGAGCGGCGTCGGCGAGGAGACGCTGAACGCGATAGAAGAGATCGACGACCTCTCGGAGCTCGCGCGGCAGGAGGTCATGAGCGACAGCGCCGATGCGCCGGTAGTCAAGCTCGTGAACGGCATATTGATGGAATCTCTGCGCGAACGTGCGACGGACATACACATCGAACCTTACGAGGACCGCGTCGCGGTGCGTTACCGCATCGACGGCGTGCTCTCCGACAGATACATGCTCTCGAAGGGGCATCAGGCCCCGGTGACCAGCCGCGTGAAGGTCATGGCGAACATGGATATCGCGGAGCGCTTCGTGCCGCAGGACGGAAGAATCGGCATAAGCCTCGGTTCGCGTCTCGTGGACATCCGCGTCAGTTCTCTGCCGACCCAGCACGGCGAACGCCTCGTCCTCCGCCTGCTCGACAAAGCGCGTGGGCTTCTCACCCTTGAGGATCTGGGGATGAAGGCCTTCGAGCGTGAAAGGATGGAGGAGCTCATCCGGCGCCCGAACGGTATGATATTGTTCACGGGGCCGACGGGCTCCGGCAAAAGCACGAGCCTTTACGCGATACTTCAGAGGCTCGCGCGCCCGCAGGTGAACGTCATCACGGTCGAGGACCCTATCGAATACGATCTGCCGGGCGTCGGACAGGTGCAGGTGAACGAGAAGGCCGGGCTCACCTTCGCGAACGCGCTGCGCTCCATCCTGCGTCAGGACCCGGACATAATAATGATCGGCGAAATGCGCGACTTCGACACCGCGCATATAGGGATACAGGCGTCGCTCACCGGGCATCTCGTCTTTTCGACGCTGCACACCAACGACTCGATAAGCGCGGTGACGCGCCTTGCGGATATGGGAGTCGAGCCCTATCTAATAGCAGGCTCGCTGCTCGGCGTCGTCGCCCAGCGGCTCGTGCGCCGCATCTGCCCGCGCTGTAAGAAAGAGATAGAGACTTCCGGCATCGTGCTTAAGGGCGGCGTGACGAGGGCGTGGCGCGGCGAAGGCTGCGACTACTGCGGCGGCAGCGGCTACAGGGGGCGCTTCGGACTCTACGAGCAGTTCGACGTGACGCCGGAGATACAGGAAGCGATATCGCGCGGCGCTCCGGCGCACGAACTAAGGGAGCTCGCGCGCAAGGGCGGCTTCGCCACGCTGCTCGAACTCGGCCTGCGGGCCGTAAGCGGCGGCGAGACAACGCCGGAAGAGATGCTGCGCGTCGTAGGCGAGGCGTAA
- the gspD gene encoding type II secretion system secretin GspD has translation MHWKKTVICALFAASISLSACALPAAEPDQEEQNLITAAREMRAAGRVQLNFKDLEMAKFIRFMSELLGENILVNPGISGRVSVVSPKAVTLKEARQVMLSVLEMNNLAIQEMDGYSKVIPLSGGAASNMVIKGDQSVEPGESVMVQLVPLSYVKAGYVVSPLKMAIPQLQVSPIGNGSAVLLVGKASLLARAAGVVRAIDAPDSIRSIKVFSLQYANAKLLEAQLNAIAKDASSKLAGMSAVADERTKRVILVGSSQNLREGERIIKSLDVPSRTEDFHVYKLNNADAKAVAEQLSQILAVAAKLAPDPKGVMPATVVPDLPTNSLIFTASQEQYNSLKAILEKLDTQPKQVMLRGLIAEVSLNKLNSAGIDWAAWGGDLFGSVVAAGNMQLGSTAVTSDIQELYQKLITKEELVERNGSTYSQTNTEGAALVYAYIKLLNKFDAINVLSMPRLMCTDNLKSSLQVGQVIPQLKGSLTNQTNTNSVTNSYEYKDVGLILNVTPHIRSGNLVALEIEQSIEDLMTTMNSVTPVTSKREVKTSVLVANGETVVIGGLIKEAEKELRNRVPLFSYIPIVGNLFKSSEKQREKVDLMIFLTPYILETPQHASQITNDIIRDGQKLSEAEDILLRRNNSDYQKATRQQGVTRDMLDPKRGAASADVTEQRTPAETPEVPSDNSK, from the coding sequence ATGCATTGGAAGAAAACGGTAATTTGCGCGCTGTTCGCCGCGTCCATATCTTTGAGCGCCTGCGCTCTGCCCGCCGCGGAGCCTGACCAGGAGGAACAGAACCTGATAACCGCAGCGAGGGAGATGCGCGCGGCCGGCCGCGTCCAGCTCAACTTCAAGGATCTGGAGATGGCGAAGTTCATCCGCTTCATGTCCGAGCTGCTCGGCGAAAATATACTCGTCAACCCCGGCATATCGGGCAGGGTGTCCGTCGTTTCTCCGAAGGCGGTGACGCTGAAAGAGGCGCGGCAGGTCATGCTCTCCGTACTTGAGATGAACAACCTGGCGATTCAGGAGATGGACGGCTATTCAAAGGTGATCCCGCTCTCCGGAGGCGCCGCGAGCAATATGGTGATCAAGGGAGACCAGAGCGTCGAGCCGGGGGAGAGCGTGATGGTACAGCTTGTGCCCCTCTCCTACGTCAAGGCCGGCTACGTCGTCTCGCCGCTGAAGATGGCGATACCGCAGCTGCAGGTCTCTCCGATAGGCAACGGCAGCGCGGTGCTGCTGGTGGGCAAGGCGTCGCTGCTTGCGCGCGCGGCGGGGGTGGTACGCGCTATAGACGCGCCCGACAGCATACGCTCGATAAAGGTCTTCTCTCTGCAGTACGCGAACGCGAAGCTGCTGGAAGCGCAGCTGAACGCTATAGCGAAGGACGCGTCGTCCAAGCTTGCGGGGATGTCCGCCGTCGCCGACGAACGCACGAAGCGCGTGATACTCGTCGGCAGCAGCCAGAACCTTCGCGAGGGCGAGCGCATAATAAAATCTTTGGACGTGCCGTCGCGCACAGAGGATTTCCACGTTTACAAGCTGAACAACGCCGACGCCAAGGCCGTTGCCGAGCAGCTGTCGCAGATACTCGCGGTCGCCGCGAAGCTTGCGCCCGACCCGAAGGGCGTCATGCCGGCCACCGTGGTGCCGGACCTGCCGACGAACAGCCTTATCTTCACGGCATCGCAGGAGCAGTACAACTCGCTAAAAGCCATACTGGAAAAGCTTGACACTCAGCCGAAGCAGGTAATGCTGCGCGGCCTCATCGCCGAGGTGAGCCTGAACAAGCTGAACAGCGCCGGCATAGACTGGGCCGCCTGGGGCGGCGACCTCTTCGGCAGCGTCGTCGCCGCCGGCAACATGCAGCTCGGCAGCACCGCCGTGACGTCGGACATTCAGGAGCTCTACCAGAAGCTTATCACGAAAGAGGAGCTCGTCGAAAGGAACGGCAGCACCTATTCGCAGACGAACACGGAGGGGGCGGCGCTCGTATACGCCTACATAAAGCTGTTGAACAAGTTCGACGCGATCAACGTCCTCTCGATGCCGCGGCTGATGTGCACCGACAATCTGAAGAGCTCTCTGCAGGTCGGGCAGGTCATACCGCAGCTGAAGGGCAGCCTTACGAACCAGACGAACACGAACTCGGTCACGAATTCCTACGAATACAAGGACGTCGGGCTTATACTCAACGTGACGCCGCACATCAGGAGCGGCAACCTCGTCGCGCTCGAGATAGAGCAGAGTATAGAGGACCTCATGACGACGATGAACTCCGTGACGCCCGTCACGTCGAAGCGCGAGGTCAAGACGAGCGTCCTCGTCGCCAACGGCGAGACGGTCGTCATCGGCGGCCTCATCAAGGAGGCTGAGAAGGAGCTGCGCAACCGCGTACCGCTCTTCTCCTACATACCGATCGTCGGCAACCTTTTCAAATCGAGCGAAAAACAGCGCGAAAAAGTCGACCTGATGATATTCCTTACGCCGTACATACTGGAGACGCCGCAGCATGCATCGCAGATAACGAACGACATAATCCGCGACGGGCAGAAGCTCAGCGAGGCGGAGGACATTCTCCTGCGGCGCAACAACAGCGATTATCAGAAGGCCACGAGGCAGCAGGGGGTCACGCGCGACATGCTCGACCCGAAGCGCGGCGCGGCATCGGCGGACGTGACCGAGCAGCGGACGCCGGCGGAAACGCCGGAAGTGCCGTCGGATAATTCCAAATAA
- a CDS encoding type II secretion system protein, translating into MPRRRGFTLIEVMLAVMILAAVGTASLKLVIMAQKTLAETSEREGLLNEAEAVEAGVVVGELGESGTSGDITWTTAAKETEMFGRDFGKLRFGASADQAPDAGRLSWRELTIRDKKGRELTLYIAAKEEENAGN; encoded by the coding sequence GTGCCGCGTCGGAGGGGCTTTACTCTGATAGAGGTCATGCTTGCGGTGATGATTCTCGCCGCGGTCGGCACCGCCTCGCTCAAGCTCGTCATAATGGCTCAGAAGACTCTTGCCGAGACAAGCGAGAGGGAGGGGCTTCTGAACGAAGCCGAAGCCGTCGAGGCCGGCGTCGTCGTCGGAGAGCTCGGCGAAAGCGGGACGAGCGGAGATATAACGTGGACTACCGCAGCGAAGGAGACGGAGATGTTCGGCAGGGATTTCGGAAAGCTGAGATTCGGCGCGTCGGCCGACCAGGCGCCGGACGCGGGGCGCCTCTCGTGGCGCGAACTGACGATCCGCGATAAAAAGGGAAGAGAGCTGACTCTCTATATCGCGGCGAAAGAGGAAGAAAACGCCGGAAATTGA
- the gspC gene encoding type II secretion system protein GspC: MRIFSFAKDKMNGGARRGEAKRFGKIFASLRSPFETRGGSGKALRGALPALFVGGLLAALCLCLMLKGALLGASLDAQRSAAVRAALRAPSFANAGSAGELGDFTRANPFGAEARGAEKAPSRSPLSAFTLHGTLPNVGAWISGPEGMRLYLKGQSVGGYKLVNIKYGEALLDDGRETHPLFLLLSGGAAVKSPPPPPPAAAQSAARAPAKPKLDFSGVEPASADREGAVPRELVDALLMNPYDEIGKMRMVPAENGEGMLLQRIDGDSVFAHVGVLQGDVIQAVNGVKITNMGDAANAVNSLMAGSRFDVSVMRGGKPLELKYQVR, from the coding sequence ATGAGAATATTCTCCTTCGCAAAAGATAAAATGAACGGCGGCGCGCGGCGAGGCGAGGCTAAAAGATTCGGAAAAATTTTCGCCTCGCTCCGTTCGCCCTTTGAAACGCGCGGCGGAAGCGGAAAGGCTTTGCGGGGCGCGCTGCCGGCCCTCTTCGTCGGGGGGCTGCTGGCGGCGCTCTGCCTCTGTCTCATGCTGAAGGGCGCGCTTCTGGGCGCCTCTCTGGATGCGCAGAGGAGCGCGGCCGTGAGGGCGGCGCTGCGCGCCCCCTCCTTCGCGAACGCCGGAAGCGCCGGGGAGCTCGGGGACTTTACGCGGGCCAACCCCTTCGGCGCCGAAGCGCGCGGCGCAGAGAAAGCGCCGTCGCGCTCTCCCCTATCGGCCTTTACCCTGCACGGTACGCTGCCGAACGTCGGCGCGTGGATATCCGGCCCCGAGGGGATGCGCCTTTATCTGAAGGGGCAAAGCGTGGGCGGCTATAAGCTTGTGAATATAAAATACGGGGAAGCGCTTCTGGACGACGGGAGGGAAACGCATCCGCTCTTCCTCCTCCTCTCCGGCGGGGCCGCGGTCAAGTCGCCGCCGCCTCCTCCTCCCGCGGCTGCGCAATCCGCGGCGCGCGCCCCGGCGAAGCCGAAGTTAGACTTCTCCGGCGTAGAGCCGGCCTCGGCCGACAGGGAGGGCGCCGTGCCGCGAGAGCTCGTCGACGCGCTTTTGATGAATCCTTACGACGAAATCGGGAAAATGCGCATGGTGCCGGCGGAGAACGGCGAAGGGATGCTGCTGCAGCGCATCGACGGCGACAGCGTATTCGCGCACGTCGGGGTCCTTCAGGGCGACGTGATACAGGCCGTCAACGGCGTCAAAATAACCAACATGGGAGACGCGGCTAACGCCGTCAATTCTCTGATGGCCGGTTCGCGCTTCGACGTTTCGGTCATGCGCGGCGGCAAGCCTCTCGAATTGAAGTATCAGGTGAGATAA
- the gspN gene encoding type II secretion system protein GspN, whose translation MRKYVAGAAAALAGIVCGVIIFFPWKTAADTAANLAVGFAAENGIFLTISSSEVDGIFSKRFSYGGVAADFPVFRLALREASFTPSMISSLLSRKLKCRIETGRGSLVPVTRQSLEWDSGSARLTLSGGGAMLDDIALVGKTSLTGRAELSSEGSLMRAELLLRTSPEMDRALELAKNLGVVRLTKIKEGEWRIQK comes from the coding sequence ATGAGAAAGTACGTCGCAGGCGCCGCGGCCGCACTCGCGGGAATAGTATGCGGCGTCATCATATTTTTCCCCTGGAAGACGGCGGCCGATACCGCGGCGAATCTCGCCGTCGGCTTCGCCGCCGAAAACGGGATTTTCTTGACTATCTCTTCCTCGGAGGTGGACGGGATATTTTCGAAGCGCTTTAGCTACGGCGGCGTCGCCGCGGACTTTCCCGTCTTCAGGCTTGCGCTGCGCGAAGCTTCGTTCACGCCGTCGATGATCTCGTCGCTCCTTTCGCGCAAGCTCAAATGCAGGATCGAAACGGGGCGCGGCAGCCTCGTGCCGGTGACGCGCCAGTCTCTTGAATGGGACTCCGGCAGCGCTCGGCTCACGCTTTCCGGCGGCGGCGCCATGCTCGACGACATCGCGCTCGTCGGAAAAACTTCTTTGACCGGCAGAGCCGAGCTCTCTTCAGAGGGCAGCCTGATGCGCGCCGAGCTCCTGCTCAGGACCTCGCCGGAGATGGACAGGGCGCTCGAGCTCGCGAAAAATCTGGGCGTCGTCAGGCTCACGAAAATAAAAGAGGGCGAGTGGAGGATTCAAAAATGA
- the gspM gene encoding type II secretion system protein GspM codes for MTPLEGLCEMPEAKRLRSAALVTLLIWAAALSVFSLALSALAENEEREADAGRVLSAAVKIKSYPSSAPSAGKEPLAALSEIVGKLGLQERVAQLASSPSGLVLQLNRLYGDEFSKLAEDLRRNGLSVKTAEIRALSSQKDGRLINVTLTVEGSRE; via the coding sequence GTGACGCCCCTCGAAGGATTGTGCGAAATGCCCGAGGCTAAGCGTCTGCGCTCCGCGGCGCTCGTCACGTTGCTGATATGGGCGGCGGCGCTTTCCGTCTTTTCGCTCGCCCTCTCGGCCCTCGCCGAGAACGAGGAGCGCGAGGCCGACGCGGGACGGGTGCTTTCGGCGGCTGTGAAAATAAAGTCCTATCCGAGCTCCGCGCCCTCCGCGGGCAAAGAGCCTCTTGCCGCGCTCTCGGAGATAGTGGGGAAGCTCGGGCTTCAGGAGAGGGTCGCGCAGCTCGCGTCGTCGCCGTCGGGGCTCGTGCTCCAGCTGAACCGGCTTTACGGCGACGAGTTCTCTAAGCTCGCCGAGGATCTCCGCAGGAACGGCCTTTCCGTCAAGACGGCGGAGATTCGCGCGCTCTCGTCGCAGAAGGACGGGCGGCTGATAAACGTTACTCTGACTGTCGAGGGCTCGAGGGAATGA